The following coding sequences lie in one Candidatus Polarisedimenticolaceae bacterium genomic window:
- the rplJ gene encoding 50S ribosomal protein L10: protein MNRTEKAAHVESMVEVFRKSPHLVLTDFKGLTANQSNELRRRVRAAGGTFHVLKNRLARRAAVGTAVDKIQTRLVGTCGLASHPDDPVAIAKVVTEFVKDNPQLKLVAAVVDARDVLDGDAGVKTLSTMPGLPELRAQLLALLNTPATMLVRLLNTPAGQVARAIDARREKLEGEAN from the coding sequence GTGAACCGCACGGAGAAAGCCGCCCACGTCGAGTCGATGGTGGAGGTGTTCCGCAAGAGCCCCCACCTCGTGCTCACGGACTTCAAGGGCCTGACCGCCAACCAGTCGAACGAGCTTCGCCGGCGCGTGCGCGCGGCGGGCGGGACGTTCCACGTCCTCAAGAACCGGCTCGCGCGCCGGGCCGCCGTGGGGACCGCGGTCGACAAGATCCAGACCCGCCTGGTCGGGACCTGCGGTCTCGCCAGCCATCCGGACGATCCGGTCGCGATCGCCAAGGTCGTGACCGAGTTCGTGAAGGACAACCCGCAGCTCAAGCTCGTCGCGGCGGTCGTCGACGCGAGGGACGTCCTCGACGGCGACGCCGGCGTGAAGACGCTCTCGACGATGCCGGGACTTCCGGAGCTGCGCGCGCAGCTGCTCGCGCTGCTCAACACGCCGGCGACGATGCTCGTCCGGCTGCTCAACACGCCCGCCGGCCAGGTGGCCCGGGCGATCGACGCCCGTCGCGAGAAGCT